The nucleotide window GAGCCGCCGGATGCCGACTGATCGATCCGCCAATTTCATCCACCAGCGGCAGCGTACTGTCCGTGTTAATGGTTCTGCCGAGCCGGGCATCGCTGAACATACCCATCACTCGCCCTTTGGCATTCTGGCAGATCGCCTGCGCCTGCCCGAGCTCTTCATACATACTGAGCGGGCCAGATGAGGTCATGCCCGGATCGGATCCGGCCCCGGTTTCAGCTTTATCAGGGCCGCGACCTTTAGCCAGATCTATCCAGACCTCTTTGATGCCGTTCTCTGCAATGATCTGAATCTGCATATCGGTAGTGAGTAGCATATGGTTACGCACCAACGGGTGCTTGAGCCAGAAAACTTCCAGCTTATGCACATACATTCCGAGCCGCAGTTCCTGTACCTGAATTCGCTTTATCATCCTCTGCCTGTTCCCCCTGTTCCTCCCTTCAACACAGGTATCGGCCCTGGCGATAAAACCTTCAGTAGATGCGCTGGCTGAAGGCACTTTTTACGGGATTTTTACAAATTACCCGCTGCACTATGCAGTCTGGAACTCATCATTCTGCCTGCGGTTGTCTCAGCAGAGGGGACGGAAAACGGCTGTCGGACAAGCGCTAAATGTTCTCAGGGAACAGGAGGGTAGAAATTTTTGCTTATGAAGCACTTGCTTGCTTGGCGCGATTGATAATACTGTATAGATACACAGTAACATTGAGTAATAATAATGAATATCTATCAGCTGGCTGAAACCCCGCTTTCCCTGGCTTTGCCCCTCTATGTCGAACGCGTGGCCTGCGGCTTTCCCAGCCCCGCCGCAGACTATGTTGAGTCCAGAATTGATTTGAATGAGCTGCTGGTCAGCCACCCCAGCGCCACTTACTTTATCCGTGCTGCCGGGAATTCGATGATCGAGGGCAATATTAACGATGGCGATCTGCTGGTGGTGGACAGCTCGTTGAAGCCGCAGCATGGCGACCGGGTGATTGCTGCCGTTGATGGCGAATTTACCCTGAAGAAGCTACAGCTGATCCCCTGCGTCAAACTGCTCTCCATGAATCCCAGCTATCCGGCCATCGATATTAATGATGAACAGGGCCTCAACATCTTCGGGGTGGTTACTTATATTATTTATGCGGCGCGGTAGTTTCATCTGTCATGAGCTCCTGATGAAACTAAGAAGCGGATTATTAGCAGAGTAGAGAAAAATCATTCTGTTTCGCCGACCTGAATCGTGTTTGAGGTCGAGGGATGAGTCAGTGAACTGATAAAAAAGGCTTTTATCACTCATTCAGGAACAGTTATGAACCGTTTTTATTTTGTGATTCTTTTGCTTTTGATAGTGAATACCGAGCTGCACGCTTCTGTAGGTTTTCATCAGTCAGTGCTGATTTCTCCCGGAGAACGTACGCTCTCTGTCACAATGTGGTATCCCATACAACTTGAGAGCGGGCTTAAGCCTGTAGGAGAGAACGCGGCGTTTTATGGCGTTGATGTCATCACTGACGCTCCACCGGGGCCCGAAAAACACCCTCTTGTCCTGCTCTCCCATGGTTACGGTGGAAGCTGGCGTAACCTTAGCTGGCTTGCAGCGGCGCTTGTAGCTCAGGGGTATATAGTTGCCGCTCCCGATCATCCTGGAACCACCGCGCTAAACAAAAATCCGGCAGAAGCCTCCAGGCTCTGGTTAAGGCCGCACGACTTGACCCGCGTATTGAACTATCTATTGGCAAATGCCACTTTAGTAGGCAAAATTGATGATAAACGTATTGCCGCAACAGGCCATTCCCTGGGAGGCTGGACAGTCATGGCTCTTGCAGGTGCCAAATTTTCACCCACGCAATTCCGTAGAGAGTGTAAAAAAACATCGTCGGTCACAGTGTGTAATCTGCAGAAGAAATTGGGATTGAATACCCCTGATGCCGATCGGCATTTTGCCGCAGCCCTGGCAGACCCACGGATAAAGTCGGTGATAGCGCTGGATGCAGGGTTGGTGCGTGGCTTTACCCAAGCAAGCCTCTCTCACATAACAATCCCTGTTTTACTTCTCGCAGCCGGAAATAATATTGCGGACTTACCAGCCCATGACGAGTCCGGTTATCTGGCCAAGTATCTTCCTCCCTCCCTGGTCAAGTTTAATATTATTCCCGAT belongs to Erwinia pyri and includes:
- the umuD gene encoding translesion error-prone DNA polymerase V autoproteolytic subunit, with protein sequence MNIYQLAETPLSLALPLYVERVACGFPSPAADYVESRIDLNELLVSHPSATYFIRAAGNSMIEGNINDGDLLVVDSSLKPQHGDRVIAAVDGEFTLKKLQLIPCVKLLSMNPSYPAIDINDEQGLNIFGVVTYIIYAAR
- a CDS encoding alpha/beta hydrolase family protein, translated to MNRFYFVILLLLIVNTELHASVGFHQSVLISPGERTLSVTMWYPIQLESGLKPVGENAAFYGVDVITDAPPGPEKHPLVLLSHGYGGSWRNLSWLAAALVAQGYIVAAPDHPGTTALNKNPAEASRLWLRPHDLTRVLNYLLANATLVGKIDDKRIAATGHSLGGWTVMALAGAKFSPTQFRRECKKTSSVTVCNLQKKLGLNTPDADRHFAAALADPRIKSVIALDAGLVRGFTQASLSHITIPVLLLAAGNNIADLPAHDESGYLAKYLPPSLVKFNIIPDASHFSFMQLCKPNAAQLIDKDAPGEGIICRDATQRSRATLHQEIQHQIIDFLAVSLNYCPIKSQGSLVDKHGGILQDSSQLSVKIRD